One stretch of Chryseobacterium sp. LJ668 DNA includes these proteins:
- the nadE gene encoding NAD(+) synthase: MQTQKVIDHIVLWLKDYAEKSGVKGYVSGVSGGVDSGVVSTLAAMTGLKTLLIEMPIRQKEDQVNRAWEHMNDLKSKFPNVEAMSVNLTPAFEELYKTFDVHDDEFPNEKLAFANTRSRLRMLTLYYYGQINGLLVCGTGNKVEDFGIGFYTKYGDGGVDVSPIADLYKTEVYALAKALNLVKNIQEAIPTDGLWDAERTDEMQIGATYPELEKIQKEWGTKTEADYSGRDLEVFKIFSRMNKAAQHKINPIPVCDIPEEWRS, from the coding sequence ATGCAGACACAAAAAGTAATCGATCATATTGTGCTATGGCTAAAAGATTATGCCGAAAAATCAGGAGTTAAAGGATACGTATCGGGAGTTTCTGGTGGTGTAGATTCTGGTGTAGTTTCTACTTTGGCAGCGATGACCGGATTGAAAACTTTGCTTATCGAAATGCCGATTCGTCAAAAAGAAGATCAAGTGAACAGAGCCTGGGAACATATGAATGATTTAAAATCTAAATTCCCGAATGTTGAAGCGATGTCTGTGAATCTTACCCCTGCTTTTGAGGAACTGTACAAAACTTTTGATGTTCATGATGATGAATTCCCTAATGAAAAACTGGCATTTGCCAATACAAGATCACGTTTGAGAATGCTTACTTTGTATTATTACGGACAAATCAACGGGCTTTTGGTGTGTGGAACCGGAAATAAAGTGGAAGATTTCGGGATTGGCTTTTATACCAAATACGGGGACGGCGGAGTCGACGTGTCTCCTATCGCAGATCTTTATAAAACAGAAGTCTATGCATTAGCGAAAGCTTTAAATTTGGTTAAAAACATTCAGGAAGCAATACCTACGGACGGACTTTGGGATGCTGAAAGAACTGATGAAATGCAGATCGGAGCCACTTATCCTGAATTGGAGAAAATTCAGAAAGAATGGGGAACTAAAACAGAAGCAGACTACAGCGGAAGAGATTTGGAAGTGTTTAAGATTTTCAGCAGAATGAATAAGGCTGCACAGCATAAGATTAATCCGATTCCGGTGTGTGATATTCCTGAAGAATGGAGAAGTTAA
- a CDS encoding matrixin family metalloprotease gives MNSTTTKFVADEIKNIYPHVKILDEIELPKEAYYKDRNRYRADSIIKILSENTEKGFVKIGLTTKDISATKGTIKDFGIMGLGYRPGKSCVASNFRLNRSNRNEQFFKVAIHEIGHTQGLEHCPEKSCFMRDAEGKNHTDEEIDFCNDCKNFLKTKNWKFE, from the coding sequence ATGAATTCTACAACTACGAAATTTGTTGCCGATGAGATCAAAAACATTTATCCGCATGTAAAAATTCTTGATGAAATTGAATTACCAAAAGAAGCTTATTACAAAGACAGAAACCGATACAGAGCAGATTCTATTATTAAAATTTTAAGTGAAAATACAGAAAAAGGGTTCGTAAAAATTGGTTTAACTACCAAAGATATCAGCGCTACAAAAGGCACAATAAAAGACTTCGGAATTATGGGATTAGGGTATCGACCCGGAAAGTCATGCGTTGCATCTAATTTCAGGTTAAATAGAAGCAACAGAAATGAACAGTTTTTCAAAGTGGCAATACACGAAATCGGGCATACACAAGGTCTTGAACATTGTCCGGAAAAATCTTGCTTTATGAGAGATGCGGAAGGTAAAAATCATACTGACGAAGAAATTGACTTTTGTAACGATTGTAAGAACTTTTTAAAAACTAAAAACTGGAAGTTTGAGTAG
- a CDS encoding barstar family protein, producing MKTTYIDFADLGDYEDFYTQLKEKVKLPAHFGDNLDALSDVISGELEMPLHLEFVNMSVDQLEIFEDLLTTLEDAEDQVEDFTFTYFLEQFEDNDEEEIEE from the coding sequence ATGAAGACAACATACATCGACTTCGCTGATCTTGGAGATTACGAAGATTTTTACACTCAGCTTAAAGAAAAAGTAAAACTTCCGGCGCATTTCGGGGATAATCTGGATGCACTTTCAGATGTTATTTCCGGTGAATTGGAAATGCCACTTCATCTTGAGTTTGTTAATATGAGCGTAGATCAATTAGAAATCTTCGAAGATTTACTGACCACTTTGGAAGACGCAGAAGATCAGGTTGAAGATTTTACATTTACGTATTTTCTTGAACAGTTTGAAGATAATGATGAAGAGGAAATAGAAGAATAA
- a CDS encoding GNAT family N-acetyltransferase has product MKIYLETERLILREIVPEDVETFFAMDSNPEVVKYVGIQPLTEISQSAEMIKSIRNQYTENRIGRWAVIRKEDGKLVGWSGLKLIKEINNHQNIHDLGYRFTPEYWGKGYATETSIAVLNYAFNEMKLDQVFAYADIENDASNHVLRKLGFEKKETFIDEGDHCFWYELKKENFK; this is encoded by the coding sequence ATGAAAATTTATCTTGAAACAGAAAGGTTGATCTTAAGGGAAATCGTTCCCGAAGACGTTGAAACTTTTTTCGCAATGGATAGCAATCCGGAAGTCGTAAAATATGTTGGAATACAACCTTTAACTGAGATCAGTCAAAGTGCAGAAATGATTAAAAGCATCCGAAATCAATATACAGAAAACAGAATCGGAAGATGGGCGGTCATCAGAAAAGAAGACGGAAAACTAGTCGGCTGGAGCGGTTTAAAACTGATTAAAGAAATCAACAATCATCAAAACATTCACGATCTTGGCTATCGTTTCACACCGGAGTATTGGGGAAAAGGCTATGCTACAGAAACCTCGATTGCTGTTTTGAACTATGCTTTTAATGAAATGAAGCTAGACCAAGTTTTTGCCTACGCTGATATAGAAAATGACGCCTCAAATCATGTCTTGAGAAAATTGGGTTTTGAAAAAAAAGAAACCTTTATTGATGAAGGAGACCATTGCTTTTGGTATGAACTTAAAAAAGAAAATTTTAAATAA
- the pafA gene encoding alkaline phosphatase PafA — MFKKITIAAASFLSVITINAQKNKNSQVERPKLVVGLVVDQMRWDYLYRFYSKYSNDGFKRLISKGFALNNVHINYVPTVTALGHTSIYTGSVPAIHGIAGNDWNDKETGKNVYCTTDENMQPVGTSNTKVGSHSPKNLWSTTITDELRLATNFQGKVIGVSLKDRASILPAGHTPNGAYWFDDSSGDFVTSTWYMKDLPEWMKDFNAQNLPDKLVANGWNTLLPINQYTESSPDNSSWEGLLGSAKTPTFPYSNLAADYLTKKDNIRYTPFGNTLTLKLAEASVEGEKLGEDSVTDILAINLASTDYAGHKFGPNSIEVEDVYLRLDQDLAQFFSYLDSKVGKDKYTVFISADHGGAHSVGFLQEHKITTGFFGEGMEKNMNDELKAKFGVDKLINAVDNYQVYFDRKLLKDNKLELNDVRDFTIKELEKDPTVLYAVSVEKVQESTIPEPIKQRIINGINRQRSGDIQLISHDSMLPPYSKTGTTHSVWNSYDSHIPLIFMGWGIQHGESNKPYNMTDIAPTVSALLKIQFPSGNIGNPITEVLGK; from the coding sequence ATGTTTAAAAAAATAACGATTGCTGCGGCCTCTTTTTTGTCTGTAATCACAATCAATGCGCAGAAAAATAAAAATTCTCAGGTTGAAAGACCGAAATTAGTCGTTGGTTTAGTGGTAGATCAAATGCGTTGGGACTATTTGTACCGTTTTTACAGTAAATATAGTAATGATGGTTTCAAAAGATTGATCAGTAAAGGATTTGCACTCAATAACGTCCATATCAATTATGTTCCTACCGTTACTGCTTTAGGACATACTTCTATTTATACAGGTTCTGTTCCGGCGATCCACGGAATTGCGGGTAATGACTGGAATGATAAAGAAACCGGTAAAAATGTCTATTGTACAACCGATGAAAATATGCAACCTGTAGGAACAAGCAATACAAAAGTAGGAAGCCATTCTCCGAAAAACCTTTGGTCTACAACCATTACCGATGAGCTGAGATTGGCAACGAATTTTCAGGGAAAAGTAATCGGAGTTTCCTTAAAAGACAGAGCTTCTATTCTTCCGGCAGGTCATACGCCAAACGGAGCGTATTGGTTTGATGATTCTTCTGGGGATTTTGTGACAAGCACTTGGTATATGAAAGATCTTCCGGAATGGATGAAAGATTTCAATGCGCAGAATTTACCGGATAAATTGGTTGCCAACGGCTGGAATACATTGCTTCCGATTAATCAGTATACGGAAAGTTCACCCGACAATTCCTCTTGGGAAGGTCTTTTGGGAAGTGCAAAAACACCCACTTTTCCGTACAGTAATTTAGCGGCCGATTATTTGACTAAAAAAGATAACATCCGTTATACACCGTTCGGAAATACGTTGACCTTAAAATTAGCGGAAGCTTCTGTGGAAGGGGAAAAATTGGGAGAAGACAGCGTTACGGATATTTTAGCGATCAATTTAGCCTCAACAGATTACGCAGGACATAAATTTGGCCCGAATTCGATTGAGGTAGAAGATGTTTATTTAAGATTAGATCAGGATTTAGCCCAGTTTTTCAGTTATCTGGATTCAAAAGTTGGGAAAGATAAATATACCGTTTTTATTTCTGCAGACCATGGAGGAGCGCATTCTGTAGGATTTTTGCAGGAACATAAAATCACTACCGGATTTTTCGGTGAGGGAATGGAAAAAAATATGAATGATGAATTGAAAGCGAAATTCGGTGTTGATAAATTAATTAATGCTGTTGACAATTATCAAGTATATTTTGACAGGAAATTACTGAAAGACAACAAGCTTGAATTAAATGATGTGAGAGATTTCACCATAAAAGAACTGGAAAAGGACCCGACGGTTTTATACGCTGTTTCTGTAGAAAAAGTACAGGAATCAACCATTCCTGAACCGATTAAACAAAGAATTATTAACGGAATCAACAGACAGAGAAGCGGTGATATTCAGCTGATTTCCCATGATTCCATGCTTCCGCCCTATTCAAAAACAGGAACGACGCACAGTGTGTGGAATTCTTATGATTCTCACATCCCTCTGATTTTTATGGGATGGGGAATTCAGCATGGTGAGAGCAATAAACCTTATAATATGACTGATATTGCACCTACAGTTTCTGCATTATTAAAAATACAGTTTCCAAGCGGAAACATCGGAAATCCAATCACTGAAGTTTTAGGAAAATAA
- a CDS encoding ribonuclease domain-containing protein: MNPKSRSVLFACIGLLFGMSVMSIYNNFIAEKKAPTKTENVSNASKSQSDKQAIDELTKEKTVINYVKQNHQLPDYYITKNEAKKSGWNPSEGNLCEVLPGKAIGGDYFGNREGKLPKKVKYYEADVNYNCGNRNGDRIVFTKNGEVYLTKNHYKSFEKQ, encoded by the coding sequence ATGAATCCTAAAAGCCGCTCGGTACTTTTTGCATGCATAGGACTTCTTTTCGGAATGTCGGTGATGTCTATTTATAATAATTTCATTGCTGAGAAGAAAGCCCCAACTAAAACCGAGAATGTCTCGAATGCTTCGAAAAGCCAATCTGACAAGCAAGCAATTGATGAACTTACAAAAGAGAAAACGGTAATTAATTACGTTAAGCAAAACCATCAGCTTCCTGATTATTACATCACTAAAAATGAAGCAAAGAAATCAGGATGGAATCCTTCTGAAGGAAATCTTTGTGAAGTCCTTCCCGGAAAAGCAATCGGCGGAGATTACTTTGGAAACCGAGAAGGAAAGCTACCGAAAAAGGTGAAATACTATGAAGCCGATGTCAACTACAACTGTGGAAACAGAAATGGCGACCGGATTGTTTTTACTAAAAATGGTGAGGTTTACTTAACTAAAAATCATTATAAGAGTTTTGAGAAGCAGTAA